From the genome of Gopherus evgoodei ecotype Sinaloan lineage chromosome 5, rGopEvg1_v1.p, whole genome shotgun sequence, one region includes:
- the LOC115652919 gene encoding dentin sialophosphoprotein-like, with translation MNTLLLFMSVLGISFASPIKRSINLLGSRYVENVANVNAINANTENLSNGSGNAGRNQQNGKNENNEHPEGAKFSNYTRGPNQTGEVSAIDINNPQGAYEDKPNNQPVPEDPPNTQGTQNTDQNAELRTGKGIYHLHLDLHVNTNRTSEHNSSEHLPGKNSVYGSAWAEKGSAPEDAELSTDKQDAIEAHNDSGFNVGEKDEDMDNGHHHSDNCCFNDEGMQRVDPGNAGDSADSNSSQQEESNSNSAQSTPKHCKSIPSESRSKSAHQNTSVTSDSISLSAASSFSDPSASSDTSDSSASTDSSESSASSDPSASSDSSDPSASSDSNNSRESSSFSNSSESNETR, from the exons ATGAATACTCTGCTTCTGTTTATGAGTGTGCTAGGTATATCCTTTGCTTCTCCA ATCAAAAGAAGCATAAATTTACTTGGAAGTCGCTATGTGGAAAATGTTGCCAATGTTAATGCCATTAATGCAAACACAGAAAACTTAAGCAATGGCTCTGGGAATGCTGGGAGGAACCAACAGAATGGCAAGAATGAAAACAATGAGCACCCAGAAGGAGCAAAATTCAGTAATTATACACGAGGACCCAATCAAACTGGAGAGGTGTCTGCAATTGATATTAACAATCCCCAGGGGGCTTATGAGGATAAACCCAATAATCAACCAGTCCCTGAGGACCCTCCTAATACCCAAGGAACACAAAACACTGATCAAAATGCTGAGCTTCGCACAGGGAAAGGAATTTATCATCTTCATTTAGACCTTCATGTGAACACAAACCGCACCAGTGAACACAATTCATCTGAACATTTGCCAGGGAAAAACAGTGTTTATGGTTCAGCATGGGCAGAAAAGGGTTCTGCACCTGAGGATGCAGAGCTCTCCACTGACAAACAAGATGCCATAGAAGCCCACAATGACAGTGGCTTTAATGTAGGGGAAAAGGATGAGGATATGGATAATGGCCACCATCATTCAGACAACTGTTGTTTTAACGATGAAGGCATGCAAAGGGTTGATCCAGGTAATGCTGGTGATAGTGCTGACTCTAACTCTAGTCAGCAGGAAGAAAGCAATAGCAACTCTGCACAATCCACTCCAAAACACTGCAAGAGTATCCCCAGTGAATCAAGGAGTAAATCTGCTCATCAGAATACTAGTGTCACCAGTGATTCCATCAGCCTCAGTGCCGCTAGCTCCTTCAGCGACCCCAGTGCCTCAAGTGACACCAGCGACTCCAGTGCCTCAACTGATTCCAGTGAGTCCAGTGCCTCAAGTGACCCTAGTGCCTCAAGTGACTCCAGCGACCCCAGTGCCTCAAGTGACTCCAATAATTCCAGAGAATCCAGCAGCTTCAGTAATTCCAGTGAATCCAATGAAACAAGATAG